From a region of the Equus przewalskii isolate Varuska chromosome 2, EquPr2, whole genome shotgun sequence genome:
- the TRIM75 gene encoding LOW QUALITY PROTEIN: tripartite motif-containing protein 75 (The sequence of the model RefSeq protein was modified relative to this genomic sequence to represent the inferred CDS: inserted 2 bases in 1 codon; deleted 1 base in 1 codon; substituted 2 bases at 2 genomic stop codons) — protein sequence MAVEAALAGLQAEANCPICLDYLRDPVTIECGHNFCRSCIQQSWEDRWDMFPCPVCCHPCQQRHFRSNAQLGRMIDIAMLLHLTRSKKKRQEERRLCEKHNQFLTLFCEEDLEVLCALCTQPPDHQGHQVRPPEEATSHHRQILSSYIVPLKKQVADVHKLISIQSKKPLELGEKMENQRQGLFSEFECLKQSLERDQEVVLSKVADEEKDIQXKLSANITAFSDHISTLKGLLSKVVENRVMSEVXLLSQIKNFYQGASPSEDEMSPSIFSIQLRRKGCSFPLQHSALQKIIEKFRVNIILDPETAHPHLMVSEDKTCVTYKEKTKPDFPKRFTVDTVVLGFPFFHSGRHFWEVEARDKSELALGVCKDXLPTKARRPPSARQRCWKIQLQGDSYAAPGAFPQPLLLEVKPGGIGIFLDYQLGEISFYNMTEKSHIYTFTDTFTGPLRPYVHIESESKPLRICTGTDCE from the exons ATGGCGGTCGAAGCAGCCCTGGCAGGACTCCAGGCAGAAGCCAACTGTCCCATCTGTCTGGATTATCTGAGAGACCCTGTCACCATCGAATGTGGCCACAACTTCTGTCGATCTTGCATCCAACAGTCCTGGGAAGACCGCTGGGACATGTTCCCTTGCCCCGTCTGCTGTCACCCGTGCCAACAGAGGCACTTCAGGAGCAACGCCCAGCTGGGAAGGATGATCGACATCGCCATGCTCCTCCACCTCACCAGGAGCaagaagaagaggcaggaagagaggcgCTTGTGCGAGAAGCACAACCAGTTCCTGACCCTCTTCTGTGAGGAGGACCTGGAGGTGTTGTGTGCCCTGTGCACTCAGCCCCCTGACCACCAGGGCCACCAGGTGAGGCCCCCGGAGGAGGCCACCTCTCATCACAGGCAGATACTCAGCAGTTACATCGTGCCCCTGAAGAAGCAGGTGGCAGATGTTCACAAATTAATAAGCATTCAAAGCAAAAAACCCTTAGAACtgggagagaagatggaaaaCCAAAGGCAGGGATTATTCTCTGAATTTGAGTGCCTGAAGCAGTCCTTAGAACGTGATCAAGAGGTAGTTCTCTCAAAGGTAGCTGATGAAGAGAAGGACATTCAATAGAAACTCAGTGCAAACATAACCGCGTTTTCAGACCACATTTCCACCCTCAAAGGTCTACTAAGCAAAGTAGTAGAGAACAGAGTGATGTCTGAAGTATAATTGCTCTCACAAATTAAGAATTTctaccagggggccagcccg TCTGAGGATGAGATGAGCCCATCAATCTTTTCCATTCAGCTAAGGAGAAAAGGCTGCAGTTTCCCTCTCCAGCATTCTGCTTTGCagaaaattatagagaaattCAGAGTAAATATAATTCTAGATCCTGAAACAGCACACCCTCACCTGATGGTCTCTGAGGATAAAACATGTGTGacttacaaagagaaaacaaaacctgATTTTCCAAAAAGATTTACAGTCGACACAGTTGTCCttggttttccattttttcattctgGAAGGCATTTCTGGGAGGTAGAAGCGAGGGACAAATCTGAATTGGCTCTCGGGGTTTGCAAAGA TCTTCCCACAAAGGCAAGGAGACCTCCATCAGCCCGGCAGAGATGCTGGAAGATTCAACTGCAGGGAGATAGTTACGCTGCACCAGGAGCT TTCCCCCAACCTCTACTGTTAGAAGTGAAACCCGGAGGCATTGGCATTTTCCTGGACTACCAGCTGGGTGAGATCTCATTTTACAACATGACTGAGAAATCGCACATCTATACTTTCACTGACACTTTTACTGGACCTCTGAGGCCTTATGTCCACATAGAATCTGAATCAAAACCTCTCAGAATCTGTACAGGAACAGACTGTGAATGA